One window from the genome of Lonchura striata isolate bLonStr1 chromosome 24, bLonStr1.mat, whole genome shotgun sequence encodes:
- the LOC110470319 gene encoding cyclin-dependent kinase 11B isoform X1: MGDEKDSWKVKTLDEILQEKKRRKEQEEKAEIKRMKNSDDRDSKRDSLEEGELRDHRMEITIRNSPYRREDSMEDRGEEDDSLAIKPPQQMSRKEKTHHRKDEKRKEKRRHRSHSAEGKHARVKEKEREHERRKRHREEQDKARREWERQKRREMAREHSRRERDRLEQLERERERKIREQQKEQREQKERERRAEERRKEREARREVSAHHRTVREEYGDKVKMRPWSRSPLRQQRDKLEQGESRKPAVKEEKPEERDPLSDLQDISDSERKTSSAESSSESGSGSEEEEEESSSEGSEEEGEEEEEEEEETGSNSEEVSEQSAEEVSEEEMSEEEERENGNHIPVVPESRFDRDSAGSEVEEEEVGEGSPHSNAMTEGEYIPDSPASSPIELKQELPKYLPALQGCRSVEEFQCLNRIEEGTYGVVYRAKDKKTDEIVALKRLKMEKEKEGFPITSLREINTILKAQHLNIVTVREIVVGSNMDKIYIVMNYVEHDLKSLMETMKQPFLPGEVKTLMIQLLRGVKHLHDNWILHRDLKTSNLLLSHSGILKVGDFGLAREYGSPLKPYTPVVVTLWYRAPELLLGAKEYSTAIDMWSVGCIFGELLTQKPLFPGKSEIDQINKVFKDLGTPSEKIWPGYNELPAVKKMTFTEYPYNNLRKRFGALLSDQGFDLMNNFLTYYPARRITAEDGLKHEYFRETPLPIDPSMFPTWPAKSEQQRVKRGTSPRPPEGGLGYSQLGDDDLKDTGFHLTTTNQGASAAGPGFSLKF, translated from the exons TCAGATGACAGGGATTCCAAGAGGGATTCTCTTGAGGAGGGGGAGCTGAGAGACCATCGCATGGAAATCACCATCAGGAACTCACCTTACAGGAGGGAAGACTCCATGGAAGACAG GGGAGAAGAAGATGATTCCTTGGCTATCAAACCACCCCAGCAAATGTCCCggaaagaaaaaacccatcACAGGAAAGatgagaagaggaaagaaaaacgCAGGCACAGGAGTCACTCTGCAGAAG GGAAGCATGCCAGAGTGAAAGAGAAAGAACGGGAGCATGAGCGTAGGAAGAGACATAGAGAAGAGCAGGATAAAGCCCGGCGTGAATGGGAGAGACAGAAACGGAGAGAGATGGCAAGGGAGCATTCCAGGAGGGAGAG agatCGTCTGGAGCAActggagagagaaagggaaagaaaaatccgggagcagcagaaggaacAGAGGGAGCAAAAGGAGCGAGAGAGGAGagctgaggagaggaggaaggagagggaagcCAGGAGAGAAG TTTCTGCACACCATAGAACAGTGAGGGAAGAATATGGAGACAAAGTAAAAATGAGACCCTGGAGTCGCAGCCCTTTGCGCCAGCAGAGAGACAAGCTTGAGCAAGGAGAGAGCAGGAAACCAG CAGTAAAAGAAGAGAAACCAGAAGAGAGGGATCCTCTGTCAGACTTGCAAGACATCAGCGACAGTGAGAGAAAAACCAGCTCAGCAGAGTCTTCCTCAG AATCTGGATCAGGctcagaagaggaggaggaagagtcCAGCAGTGAAGGCTctgaggaagagggagaggaagaggaggaggaggaggaggagacaggGAGCAATTCTGAGGAAGTGTCTGAGCAATCAGCAG AGGAGGTGAGCGAAGAGGAAATGAGTGAAGAGGAGGAACGGGAGAATGGAAACCACATCCCAGTTG TTCCAGAGTCGAGGTTTGACCGGGATTCTGCAGGGAgtgaggtggaggaggaggaggtcgGGGAGGGATCCCCTCATTCCAATGCCATGACAGAAGGGGAATACATTCCTGATTCTCCAGCTTCCTCCCCCATCGAGCTGAAACAGGAGCTTCCCAAGTATCTTCCTGCCCTCCAG GGATGTCGCAGCGTGGAGGAATTCCAGTGTTTGAACAGGATTGAAGAAGGAACCTATGGCGTGGTGTACAGGGCAAAGGACAAAAAGACTG ATGAAATAGTGGCTCTGAAGcgactgaaaatggaaaaggagaaggaaggttTTCCCATTACTTCTCTGagagaaataaatacaattcTGAAAGCGCAGCACCTGAATATTGTCACTGTCAGA GAGATCGTTGTGGGCAGTAACATGGATAAAATCTATATTGTGATGAACTATGTGGAGCACGACCTCAAGAGCCTGATGGAAACAATGaaacagcctttcctgccag GGGAAGTGAAGACTTTAATGATTCAGTTACTACGAGGGGTCAAACACCTTCACGACAACTGGATTCTTCACAGAGACTTGAAAACTTCCAACCTGCTGCTCAGTCATTCAGGCATTTTAAAA gtTGGAGATTTTGGATTAGCCAGGGAATATGGGTCTCCCCTGAAGCCCTACACCCCTGTGGTTGTGACCCTGTGGTACAGAGCTCCAGAGCTGTTGCTTGGAGCAAAG GAATATTCCACAGCCATAGACATGTGGTCAGTGGGGTGTATTTTTGGGGAGCTGCTGACGCAGAAGCCACTGTTTCCAGGGAAGTCAGAAATCGACCAGATTAACAAAGTttttaag GATCTGGGTACTCCCAGTGAAAAGATCTGGCCTGGTTACAACGAGCTGCCAGCAGTGAAGAAAATGACCTTCACAGAATATCCCTACAACAACCTGCGCAAGAGATTCGGGGCTCTGCTCTCTGACCAGGGCTTTGACCTGATGAACAA CTTCCTGACGTACTACCCGGCGCGGCGGATCACGGCGGAGGACGGGCTGAAGCACGAGTACTTCCGAGAGACCCCCCTGCCCATCGACCCCTCCATGTTCCCCACCTGGCCAGCCAAGAGTGAGCAGCAGAGGGTCAAGAGGGGCAccagcccccggccccccgAGGGAGGGCTGGGCTACAGCCAGCTG GGTGATGATGACCTGAAGGACACAGGTTTCCATCTGACCACCACAAATCAAGGAGCATCTGCTGCGGGACCTGGCTTCAGTCTCAAGTTTTGA